The Lacipirellulaceae bacterium genome contains a region encoding:
- a CDS encoding DUF2752 domain-containing protein: MGDKPTKSEGEDRLPGRLRLALFALALLLAALLVMASRLAPDPRGFGTHEQLGLSPCWIHQRTGITCPSCGMTTAWAHALAGQILPAIQSNLGGTLLCVVALVVAPWLALSAIVGRWLLWRPSLKPTVIVATAILTVTVLDWLRRVFL, encoded by the coding sequence ATGGGTGACAAGCCTACCAAGTCGGAGGGAGAAGATCGGCTTCCCGGGCGCCTACGCTTAGCGTTATTTGCCTTAGCCTTGCTTCTCGCTGCACTGCTAGTGATGGCCAGTCGGCTCGCGCCAGACCCTCGTGGTTTTGGCACCCACGAGCAACTTGGCTTGTCGCCGTGTTGGATTCATCAGCGAACAGGAATCACTTGCCCCTCGTGCGGCATGACCACAGCTTGGGCACATGCTCTTGCGGGACAGATACTACCAGCAATCCAATCAAATCTTGGAGGAACCTTACTCTGCGTCGTCGCACTTGTAGTCGCTCCCTGGCTGGCACTTTCTGCCATCGTGGGACGTTGGCTCCTATGGCGACCGAGCCTCAAACCAACCGTCATCGTCGCTACGGCCATTTTGACGGTGACGGTCCTTGATTGGCTC